In Stegostoma tigrinum isolate sSteTig4 chromosome 7, sSteTig4.hap1, whole genome shotgun sequence, one genomic interval encodes:
- the dusp19a gene encoding dual specificity protein phosphatase 19a yields MYSLADEIKAFSKASLKKQSTRVTTITGKRLIETLRDARVQIVEDAQQTDGVCGYVEDTSLDLKIGVVKSWLMLASQDVAHDYEKLKDYKISHILNVGYGVENAFPHEFIYKSVTILDVPETSIISFFPECFEFIDQAKEQNGVVLVHCNAGVSRSASVVIGYLMWANGLSFKDAFSIVKNARQAINPNHGFMEQLRNYQPRNE; encoded by the exons ATGTATTCACTTGCCGATGAAATCAAGGCTTTCTCAAAGGCTTCGCTGAAGAAACAGAGCACCAGAGTAACAACCATTACTGGGAAAAGACTTATTGAAACACTGAGAGACGCTCGAGTGCAGATAGTGGAAGATGCTCAACAAACGGATGGAGTTTGCGGATATGTCGAGGACACCAGCCTCGATCTGAAAATTGGTGTTGTCAAGTCCTGGCTAATGCTCG CATCCCAAGATGTGGCACATGACTATGAAAAATTAAAAGATTATAAG atttctcataTCTTGAATGTGGGCTATGGGGTTGAAAATGCATTTCCACATGAATTCATTTACAAAAGCGTTACCATACTGGACGTCCCTGAGACTTCTATCATCTCATTCTTCCCAGAATGCTTTGAATTTATTGACCAAGCAAAGGAACAG AATGGGGTTGTGCTAGTTCACTGCAATGCTGGAGTGTCACGTTCTGCATCTGTAGTAATAGGTTATCTCATGTGGGCAAATGGACTGAGCTTTAAGGATGCTTTTTCAATTGTGAAGAACGCAAGGCAAGCTATTAATCCTAACCATGGTTTTATGGAGCAACTAAGAAATTACCAGCCAAgaaatgaataa